A genomic window from Candidatus Nitrosoglobus terrae includes:
- a CDS encoding FAD assembly factor SdhE translates to MLEEATRRRLRWRCRRGILELDLLLEAFLEASYSIISDEEKRVFETILCYPDSELWGYCFEENLHSDPLIADVIANIRRTALP, encoded by the coding sequence ATGTTAGAGGAAGCTACCCGTCGTCGGTTACGCTGGCGCTGCCGTCGAGGAATTCTAGAGCTAGATCTATTATTAGAGGCTTTTCTAGAGGCTTCCTACTCCATTATTTCCGATGAAGAAAAACGAGTATTTGAAACGATTTTATGTTACCCAGACTCTGAGTTATGGGGATATTGTTTTGAAGAAAATCTCCATTCAGATCCTTTGATTGCAGATGTCATTGCTAATATACGCCGCACCGCTTTACCTTAA
- a CDS encoding succinate dehydrogenase iron-sulfur subunit encodes MRFRIYRYNPETDSKPYMQDYQLTEIQPDMMLLDALEQIQAQDESLAFRRSCGEGVCGSDGMNINGRNGLACITPLIALKEPITLRPLPGMPVIRDLVVDLSQFYQQYRAVKPWLIREDPDPEIEFLQSPEERKRLDGLYECILCACCSTNCPSWWWNPEKFRGPAALLWAYRFLADNRDQATEARLSELNDAYKLFRCHTIMNCTEVCPKDLNPAEAISLIKWQMLKDGT; translated from the coding sequence GTGCGATTTCGTATTTATCGCTATAACCCAGAGACAGATAGCAAGCCTTATATGCAGGATTATCAGCTGACCGAAATTCAGCCAGATATGATGTTATTAGATGCGCTAGAGCAGATTCAGGCTCAGGATGAAAGCCTTGCTTTTCGCCGCTCTTGTGGAGAAGGAGTCTGTGGTTCTGATGGGATGAATATCAACGGGCGCAATGGTCTAGCCTGTATTACGCCTTTAATAGCGCTTAAAGAACCGATAACTTTACGTCCTTTACCAGGTATGCCAGTTATTCGCGATTTGGTGGTAGATTTAAGCCAGTTTTATCAACAGTATCGCGCTGTTAAGCCGTGGTTAATTCGGGAAGATCCAGATCCAGAAATTGAGTTTCTTCAATCTCCTGAGGAGCGGAAACGCTTAGATGGCCTCTATGAATGCATTCTTTGTGCATGCTGTTCTACAAATTGCCCTTCTTGGTGGTGGAATCCAGAAAAATTCCGAGGACCCGCCGCTCTACTGTGGGCTTATCGTTTTTTAGCGGATAATCGAGATCAAGCTACTGAGGCGAGGTTATCAGAACTCAATGATGCCTATAAATTATTTCGCTGTCATACAATTATGAATTGTACGGAAGTGTGCCCTAAAGATTTGAATCCAGCAGAGGCTATCAGCCTTATTAAGTGGCAGATGCTAAAGGACGGTACATAA
- the sdhA gene encoding succinate dehydrogenase flavoprotein subunit, whose amino-acid sequence MNLPRRCFDVLVIGAGGGGLRAALQLSQAEANVAVVSKVFPTRSHTVAAQGGINAALANVSPDNWLWHMYDTVKGSDYLGDQDAIEYMCRAAAHLVIDLEHAGVPFSRLENGKIYQRAFGGQSQNFGEAQAARTCAAADRTGHAILHSLYQQNIKAKTHFFDEFFALDLIKDISGYILGAVVLEIETGQPWIIEAKCTLLATGGAGRLFRTNTNARINTGDGMAMALRAGIPLQDMEFIQFHPTGIAGKGMLITEGARGEGGYLINRDGERFMERYASHAKDLASRDVVSRAIYTEVKEGRGCGPHGNYVLLKLEHLGEAVIKDRLPGIRQLTLTFLHLDPAENPIPVYPTCHYIMGGIPTNRFGQVVAPYKEGAEEAIPGLYAVGECACVSVHGANRLGGNSLLDIVVFGRAAGNHIIAHLKKHRYHRALAADDVDQALARLARWERSGNGENMDELRAELQSVMEQNCGVFRNKTVLEEAVKKVTVIAERLQDVRLKDQSKVFNTARLNALELENLVELSQAVACCALARQESRGAHYRVDYPERDDIRWLKHSLYFKGQTQIEYKPVRLKPLTVETFPPKERVY is encoded by the coding sequence ATGAATTTACCTCGGCGATGTTTTGATGTTTTAGTCATTGGCGCAGGTGGAGGAGGTTTGCGAGCGGCCTTGCAGCTGTCTCAGGCAGAAGCGAATGTAGCTGTAGTCTCTAAAGTTTTCCCTACCCGTTCCCATACGGTGGCTGCTCAAGGAGGAATTAATGCAGCATTGGCTAACGTATCTCCTGATAACTGGCTATGGCACATGTACGATACAGTGAAGGGAAGTGACTACCTAGGCGATCAGGATGCAATAGAGTATATGTGTCGGGCTGCTGCCCATTTGGTAATAGATCTGGAGCATGCGGGTGTTCCCTTTTCTCGATTAGAGAACGGAAAAATTTATCAACGAGCTTTTGGGGGTCAAAGTCAGAATTTTGGTGAAGCACAAGCTGCTCGAACCTGTGCTGCTGCCGATCGTACAGGACATGCTATTCTTCATAGTCTATATCAACAGAATATTAAAGCTAAAACTCATTTTTTCGATGAATTCTTTGCTTTAGATCTCATTAAGGACATAAGTGGATATATTCTTGGGGCTGTAGTTTTAGAGATTGAGACTGGGCAGCCTTGGATTATTGAGGCTAAATGCACTTTGCTGGCTACAGGGGGAGCTGGGCGGCTTTTTCGCACCAATACCAATGCTCGTATTAATACTGGTGATGGTATGGCTATGGCTTTACGGGCTGGAATCCCGCTACAGGATATGGAATTCATTCAATTTCATCCTACCGGTATTGCTGGTAAAGGAATGTTAATTACTGAGGGTGCTCGGGGAGAAGGAGGGTATTTGATCAACCGAGATGGCGAGCGTTTTATGGAGCGCTACGCCTCCCATGCAAAAGATCTTGCTAGCCGTGATGTAGTGAGTCGAGCAATTTATACTGAAGTGAAAGAAGGGCGAGGTTGCGGCCCTCATGGCAATTATGTTTTGCTCAAGCTAGAGCATTTAGGGGAAGCTGTCATTAAAGATCGCCTACCGGGTATTCGGCAGCTTACTTTGACTTTTTTACATTTAGATCCCGCTGAAAACCCTATTCCTGTGTACCCTACATGTCACTATATCATGGGGGGTATTCCGACCAATCGTTTTGGTCAGGTGGTTGCCCCTTATAAGGAGGGAGCAGAGGAGGCTATTCCTGGGTTATACGCTGTTGGAGAATGCGCCTGTGTTTCAGTTCATGGCGCTAACCGCTTAGGGGGAAATTCATTATTAGATATTGTAGTGTTTGGCCGGGCTGCGGGTAATCATATTATTGCACACCTAAAGAAGCACCGCTATCATCGAGCATTAGCTGCTGATGATGTAGATCAGGCTTTAGCTCGTTTAGCTCGTTGGGAGCGCTCTGGTAATGGGGAAAACATGGATGAATTACGGGCAGAACTCCAGAGTGTGATGGAACAAAATTGCGGCGTATTCCGTAATAAAACCGTGCTTGAAGAAGCTGTTAAAAAAGTGACAGTAATAGCAGAGCGTTTGCAGGATGTGCGGTTGAAGGATCAGAGTAAGGTTTTTAATACGGCGCGGCTTAATGCGCTAGAATTGGAGAATTTAGTAGAATTATCCCAGGCGGTCGCTTGTTGTGCGTTGGCAAGGCAAGAGAGTCGAGGGGCTCATTACCGCGTGGATTATCCTGAACGAGATGATATTCGTTGGCTTAAACATTCACTGTATTTTAAGGGGCAAACGCAAATTGAATACAAGCCAGTACGGTTAAAACCTTTAACGGTAGAAACATTTCCTCCTAAAGAACGAGTTTATTAA
- the sdhD gene encoding succinate dehydrogenase, hydrophobic membrane anchor protein has translation MKGVMAGLRAWLVQRVTAIVILGLLLLFFVFDLTESPFKTFEAWTAWVNSPLISIMIALFFGALLFHAWVGLRDIILDYVHTTVLRLFFYSLVAIGYSSVGFWVIRILMR, from the coding sequence GTGAAAGGAGTCATGGCGGGCTTACGGGCTTGGCTAGTGCAGCGGGTAACTGCCATTGTCATACTAGGGCTATTGCTGCTATTTTTTGTTTTTGATCTTACCGAATCCCCGTTTAAAACTTTTGAGGCTTGGACGGCATGGGTGAATAGCCCATTAATAAGCATCATGATCGCGCTTTTTTTTGGTGCCCTTCTGTTCCATGCTTGGGTAGGATTGAGAGATATTATTTTGGATTATGTACATACTACGGTGCTGCGTCTATTTTTCTATTCTTTGGTGGCGATAGGGTACAGCAGTGTAGGTTTTTGGGTGATTAGAATATTGATGCGATGA
- the sdhC gene encoding succinate dehydrogenase, cytochrome b556 subunit, whose product MANKSLRPTFFNLALIRFQSNAVASILHRLSGITLSLLIPVFVYLFDLSLRDEESFSRVIQFCNHLGVQLVGIIALWALIQHILTGIRLLLFDAHIGVKDCRPSRGAYAAIILAIIVTLLIIGILL is encoded by the coding sequence ATGGCAAATAAAAGCCTTCGCCCTACTTTTTTTAACCTAGCTTTGATTCGTTTTCAGTCGAATGCGGTAGCTTCTATTTTACATCGTCTCTCTGGGATTACTCTTTCGCTATTAATTCCTGTTTTTGTTTATTTATTTGATCTGTCTCTTCGAGATGAAGAAAGCTTTTCTCGCGTAATCCAATTTTGCAATCATCTGGGGGTTCAATTAGTAGGTATAATAGCTCTTTGGGCGTTGATTCAGCATATTCTGACTGGGATTCGGTTGTTGTTGTTTGATGCTCATATTGGCGTAAAGGATTGTCGCCCTAGCCGAGGTGCCTATGCTGCTATTATTTTAGCGATAATAGTAACGCTGCTGATTATAGGAATTTTATTGTGA
- the ygfZ gene encoding CAF17-like 4Fe-4S cluster assembly/insertion protein YgfZ, which produces MEQKWRSFLIQAGAVFKNDSVLYFRGSREKLAALPNTIITDLSHLGLIAIAGEEARVFLQNLLTNDIREVNDQRSQLTGLCNPKGRLFAIFQLFQWNTHFYLSLPHSILESTLKRLSIYILRTRVSLINDSDHYCRFGLAGLQADNMLAQLLNITPLTANEVYQTPNLCIIRMPDQLPRFEIMGEFNFIQELWNELKKAADPVGTRIWELLTIRAGIARIYPETQELFIPQQVNLELSGGVSFTKGCYPGQEIIARMHYRGKPSRRMLLAYILTDKPPKPADPLYVSNNNDKEHVGEIVAAESTLDGGYDSLVVLHTASLEKGEIVLNNEMKSKLIFQKLPYEVPL; this is translated from the coding sequence ATGGAGCAGAAATGGCGATCCTTTCTGATACAAGCAGGCGCAGTTTTTAAGAACGATAGCGTACTCTATTTTAGAGGTTCTCGGGAAAAATTAGCCGCTCTTCCTAATACTATTATTACTGATTTATCTCACTTAGGCTTAATTGCCATTGCTGGTGAAGAGGCTCGTGTTTTTCTCCAAAATCTACTGACCAATGATATAAGAGAAGTTAATGATCAGCGTAGCCAATTAACGGGATTATGTAATCCTAAAGGCCGATTATTCGCTATTTTTCAACTCTTTCAGTGGAACACTCATTTTTACTTAAGCCTTCCTCATAGCATCCTAGAATCTACGCTAAAAAGACTCAGCATATATATCTTGCGTACTCGTGTATCTCTTATCAATGATAGCGACCATTATTGCCGCTTTGGATTAGCGGGTCTACAGGCCGATAATATGCTTGCACAGTTATTAAATATAACACCGCTTACAGCCAATGAAGTATATCAAACCCCTAATCTCTGTATTATTAGAATGCCAGATCAGCTACCTCGATTTGAGATCATGGGGGAGTTTAACTTTATTCAAGAACTTTGGAATGAACTTAAAAAAGCTGCTGATCCAGTAGGCACTCGTATCTGGGAATTACTCACAATTCGCGCAGGTATCGCTAGAATTTATCCTGAAACCCAAGAGTTATTTATTCCCCAGCAAGTCAATTTAGAACTTAGCGGAGGGGTGAGCTTTACTAAGGGCTGCTACCCTGGACAAGAAATTATTGCCCGAATGCACTACCGAGGAAAACCTAGCCGCCGAATGTTGCTTGCTTATATCCTTACAGATAAGCCACCTAAGCCAGCCGATCCCCTTTATGTATCCAACAATAACGATAAAGAGCATGTAGGGGAAATTGTAGCCGCCGAGTCAACCTTAGATGGCGGCTACGACAGCTTAGTAGTTCTGCATACGGCTAGCCTTGAAAAAGGCGAAATCGTGCTCAACAATGAAATGAAATCAAAGCTTATATTCCAAAAACTTCCCTATGAAGTACCTCTATGA
- a CDS encoding HU family DNA-binding protein: MKKVFLLMLMTVSFSVVAASDKSDSVETQKIEKQQGQVAKDKHKTAKLEKAEKSQRQTSNDKDLATRIAKQAGIDQGQVEKVLSSFKEQVIGSLKAGEEVRLSNFGKFYSKHMDAREVRNPKTGKATQVSSRNYLRFKAFASGNKQLN; the protein is encoded by the coding sequence GTGAAAAAAGTTTTTTTATTAATGTTGATGACAGTTTCCTTCTCTGTGGTGGCCGCTAGCGATAAGTCCGATTCGGTAGAAACACAGAAGATTGAAAAACAACAAGGGCAGGTTGCTAAAGATAAACATAAGACTGCGAAATTGGAGAAGGCTGAGAAAAGCCAAAGACAAACCTCAAATGATAAAGATCTAGCAACGCGTATTGCTAAACAAGCAGGAATAGATCAAGGGCAAGTTGAAAAAGTCCTATCTTCATTTAAAGAACAAGTTATTGGGAGTTTAAAGGCTGGAGAGGAAGTGCGCCTTAGCAATTTTGGTAAGTTTTATTCTAAACACATGGATGCGCGGGAAGTACGTAATCCTAAAACGGGAAAAGCTACTCAAGTTTCTTCTCGAAATTATTTACGATTTAAAGCCTTTGCTTCTGGGAATAAACAGCTTAATTGA
- a CDS encoding MraY family glycosyltransferase has product MGYFRRYATRKGLLDIPSARSSHQLPIPRGGGIVFVVLWLGAILLSGGDELSSDDISLFFPGAILVAAIGYMDDHHNLSPLVRILVHFMAALITLYFLLHIPPSYDSLKVLSSHWLKGLGLILLIVWSINLFNFMDGIDGLAGAEACFIFLIGGGWLWEVGAHHYAYFAWLLVATVAGFLVWNWPPAKIFMGDGGSGFLGFLVAVFALAGKIYWNIPIVLWMILYGVFWFDATVTLLRRILVGERWYLAHRTHAYQRLYQAEGSHRRSLLRIMVINTVLGIAALWGNIHQDAIPWLFCGVLIVLGIAYWRVERLQPMHPLSRL; this is encoded by the coding sequence GTGGGCTATTTTCGGCGCTATGCTACACGTAAAGGATTACTGGATATCCCCAGCGCTCGTTCTTCTCATCAGCTACCTATCCCAAGAGGAGGGGGTATAGTCTTCGTCGTCCTATGGCTTGGAGCGATCTTGCTAAGTGGGGGAGATGAGTTATCTTCCGATGATATATCGCTTTTTTTTCCAGGGGCGATTTTAGTAGCTGCTATTGGCTATATGGATGATCACCATAATTTAAGTCCGTTAGTACGGATTTTAGTGCATTTTATGGCAGCTTTAATAACTCTCTATTTTTTACTCCATATCCCTCCCTCCTACGATAGCTTGAAGGTACTTAGTTCTCATTGGTTAAAAGGGCTAGGTTTAATATTGCTCATCGTGTGGTCTATTAATCTATTTAATTTTATGGATGGCATTGATGGCCTCGCTGGAGCAGAGGCTTGTTTTATATTTCTTATCGGGGGCGGGTGGTTATGGGAGGTAGGAGCACATCATTACGCCTACTTTGCTTGGCTACTGGTAGCCACCGTAGCAGGTTTTTTAGTGTGGAATTGGCCGCCCGCTAAAATCTTTATGGGGGATGGCGGTAGTGGTTTTCTGGGGTTTTTAGTTGCAGTTTTTGCGCTTGCGGGAAAAATCTATTGGAATATTCCGATTGTGCTATGGATGATTCTCTACGGGGTATTTTGGTTTGATGCTACGGTCACTTTGCTACGGCGAATCCTCGTTGGAGAGCGTTGGTATCTTGCCCATCGCACCCATGCCTATCAGCGATTATATCAGGCAGAGGGGTCTCACCGTAGATCTCTATTAAGGATCATGGTGATAAATACCGTATTAGGGATAGCTGCCCTTTGGGGAAATATACATCAAGACGCGATTCCATGGCTATTTTGTGGAGTACTGATAGTACTTGGTATTGCTTATTGGCGGGTTGAACGGTTACAGCCCATGCATCCTCTATCAAGATTATAA
- a CDS encoding PEP-CTERM sorting domain-containing protein (PEP-CTERM proteins occur, often in large numbers, in the proteomes of bacteria that also encode an exosortase, a predicted intramembrane cysteine proteinase. The presence of a PEP-CTERM domain at a protein's C-terminus predicts cleavage within the sorting domain, followed by covalent anchoring to some some component of the (usually Gram-negative) cell surface. Many PEP-CTERM proteins exhibit an unusual sequence composition that includes large numbers of potential glycosylation sites. Expression of one such protein has been shown restore the ability of a bacterium to form floc, a type of biofilm.) — MEITFLRKNIILNCYHLLSMQFQRFVHEISFILTFTIAIWSLSVSTAQATIVFNITYDDMVNHTGIGFDDPIFGAERRNTLNAVFDYLNTVIDSNGTLDYEVKDSNNLPNSSNLAAGSSLYFPSLNGFQDGLAFDHIMTGIDPYPSSYDGLVTFNFGKNWNSSLDTPAANQYDLYSVALHEITHALGFRTLLNEAGNSQISDSNPGVFTTWDSHLVLGDGDPLFNSAGKFIGSTTDLVSNDIYFSGTEANLANGGKPVQVYAPSTWSASSLAHLDVSSDLMYPFSFRGEEKRQYSPIDLGILQDLGYTLYSDLTQIHDIPEPSSLVLFMMGGILLLSLYFRKLSKPPILFNRII; from the coding sequence ATGGAAATTACTTTTTTGAGAAAAAATATCATTTTGAATTGTTATCATCTCCTATCTATGCAATTTCAGCGTTTTGTCCATGAAATCTCATTCATATTAACATTCACCATAGCTATATGGAGTCTAAGTGTTTCAACTGCCCAAGCAACCATCGTGTTTAATATCACCTACGACGATATGGTCAACCATACTGGCATTGGCTTTGACGATCCTATTTTTGGGGCAGAGCGTCGTAATACCCTGAATGCTGTATTTGATTACCTGAATACCGTAATTGATTCCAATGGCACCCTAGATTATGAGGTTAAAGATTCAAATAATTTGCCTAATAGCAGTAATCTGGCGGCCGGTAGCTCGCTTTATTTTCCAAGTCTCAACGGATTTCAAGATGGCCTAGCCTTTGATCATATCATGACCGGTATTGACCCCTATCCATCTTCTTATGATGGACTTGTGACGTTTAATTTTGGCAAAAATTGGAATAGCAGCCTCGATACTCCAGCTGCCAATCAATATGATCTTTACAGTGTCGCTTTGCATGAAATTACCCATGCACTAGGTTTCAGAACGTTGCTTAATGAAGCTGGGAATAGCCAAATCAGCGATAGTAACCCTGGCGTTTTTACTACTTGGGATAGCCACTTGGTGCTGGGCGATGGGGACCCACTTTTTAATTCTGCCGGAAAGTTTATCGGCTCAACCACAGATTTGGTCAGTAATGATATTTATTTTAGCGGCACAGAGGCCAATTTAGCCAATGGCGGTAAGCCAGTTCAAGTCTATGCCCCCAGCACATGGAGTGCTTCAAGCCTCGCTCATCTCGATGTAAGCAGTGATTTAATGTATCCTTTCTCTTTTAGAGGTGAAGAAAAACGACAATATAGCCCTATAGATTTAGGAATTCTCCAAGATCTAGGGTATACACTTTATTCCGATCTTACTCAAATACATGATATACCTGAACCGAGTAGCTTAGTTCTATTTATGATGGGGGGCATATTGTTGCTTTCTCTTTATTTCAGGAAATTAAGTAAACCCCCTATCCTTTTTAATAGAATCATCTAA
- the cysC gene encoding adenylyl-sulfate kinase produces the protein MASSNIIWHKPVVKRADREWLNGHKSTILWFTGLSGAGKSTLAHAVESRLLQLGCRTFVFDGDNVRHGLCADLGFSKEDRSENIRRIGEMCKLFVEAGVIALTAFISPFRQDRQRARDLVAEGDFLEIYCQAPLAICEQRDVKGLYKRARAGEIPEFTGISSPYEAPEIPELVVNTGTQDIEESVAMVINLLKSRSIILD, from the coding sequence ATGGCTTCAAGTAATATTATATGGCATAAACCTGTTGTTAAACGCGCTGATCGGGAATGGTTAAATGGTCATAAGAGTACCATTTTATGGTTTACGGGCCTATCTGGTGCTGGTAAATCAACATTAGCCCATGCAGTTGAGTCGCGGCTTTTACAGCTAGGATGTCGAACCTTTGTTTTTGATGGAGATAATGTCCGCCATGGTCTTTGTGCTGATTTAGGGTTTTCGAAGGAAGATCGATCCGAAAATATTCGCCGCATTGGTGAGATGTGTAAGCTTTTTGTAGAGGCAGGAGTGATTGCGCTTACAGCCTTTATTTCTCCATTTAGACAGGATCGTCAGCGGGCGCGCGATCTTGTGGCTGAGGGTGATTTCTTAGAAATTTATTGCCAAGCTCCCCTTGCTATATGTGAGCAACGGGATGTAAAAGGGCTATATAAGCGGGCGCGGGCTGGAGAAATTCCTGAGTTTACGGGAATTTCTTCGCCCTATGAAGCCCCAGAAATACCAGAATTAGTCGTGAACACTGGTACTCAAGATATAGAAGAGTCTGTGGCGATGGTAATTAATCTGCTAAAGTCCCGATCTATTATATTGGATTAG
- a CDS encoding mannose-1-phosphate guanylyltransferase/mannose-6-phosphate isomerase yields MLLQPVILSGGSGTRLWPLSREHFPKQLLSLVGACSMLQDTLTRLNGISSDIPLSPPLIVCNEEHRFLVAEQMRQINVVPRQLILEPFGRNTAPALTLAAFSTLKLDEDCILLAMPADHVITNIAAFQAAVQVGYRLAQENHIVAFGIIPARAEVGYGYIQIGQPLPNTIAHLASAPQAFTLKAFVEKPDQETAQHYLESAGYLWNSGMFMLRASAWIAEISNYAPEIEKTCYQAISEGVQDGDFFRINRTAFVSCPHDSIDYAVMEKLTAESPAHSPAVIPLNAGWSDVGSWPSLLDANPRDENGNMIRGDVLLEDIRDTLVLAEHRMVAAIGLKDLMIIETADAVLVVHKEHAQNVKNIVTQLKREGREEHIKHQKVYRPWGYYESIDFGHRFQVKRIMVNPGASLSLQMHHHRAEHWIVVTGTARVIRDDEIILISENQSTYIPLGVKHRLENPGKLPLEIIEIQSGSYLAEDDIIRFDDHYGRAGQSY; encoded by the coding sequence ATGCTGCTACAGCCCGTAATACTTTCAGGCGGATCAGGGACTCGCCTATGGCCCCTCTCTAGAGAGCATTTCCCTAAGCAACTCTTATCGTTAGTGGGCGCCTGTAGCATGCTTCAAGATACACTTACCCGCCTTAACGGTATTTCTTCTGATATCCCTCTTTCTCCTCCGTTGATAGTGTGTAATGAGGAGCATCGGTTTTTAGTTGCAGAGCAAATGCGGCAAATTAACGTTGTTCCTCGACAGTTGATCTTAGAACCATTTGGCCGTAATACCGCGCCTGCCCTTACGCTAGCCGCCTTTTCAACTTTAAAACTAGATGAGGATTGTATCTTGCTAGCAATGCCAGCTGATCATGTGATCACCAATATTGCCGCCTTTCAAGCCGCTGTTCAAGTAGGATATCGACTGGCTCAAGAAAATCATATCGTGGCTTTTGGTATCATCCCTGCTCGAGCTGAAGTAGGTTATGGTTATATTCAAATAGGGCAACCACTACCAAATACAATAGCTCATTTAGCCTCTGCGCCTCAAGCTTTTACCCTTAAGGCGTTTGTAGAAAAACCAGATCAGGAAACGGCGCAACATTACTTAGAATCTGCCGGCTATCTATGGAATAGCGGTATGTTCATGCTTCGAGCATCAGCGTGGATAGCAGAAATTTCAAACTATGCCCCTGAGATCGAGAAAACTTGCTATCAAGCGATATCTGAAGGGGTTCAGGATGGGGATTTTTTTCGAATCAACCGTACTGCCTTTGTATCTTGCCCTCATGATTCTATCGATTATGCGGTTATGGAAAAATTGACTGCTGAAAGCCCCGCTCACTCTCCTGCCGTTATCCCTTTAAATGCAGGTTGGTCAGATGTTGGTTCTTGGCCAAGTCTACTGGACGCTAATCCTCGAGATGAAAATGGCAATATGATACGAGGTGACGTCCTCCTTGAGGATATTCGAGACACATTAGTCCTAGCAGAACATCGGATGGTAGCTGCAATTGGTCTTAAAGATCTTATGATTATTGAGACAGCAGATGCGGTACTGGTAGTACATAAAGAGCACGCTCAGAATGTTAAAAATATCGTAACGCAACTGAAAAGAGAAGGAAGAGAGGAGCATATTAAACATCAAAAAGTGTATCGCCCTTGGGGCTATTATGAAAGTATCGATTTTGGCCATCGGTTTCAGGTTAAACGAATTATGGTAAACCCCGGAGCTTCATTATCTTTGCAAATGCATCATCACCGAGCCGAACATTGGATTGTAGTGACAGGAACAGCCCGCGTTATTCGAGATGATGAAATTATCCTTATTTCTGAAAACCAATCTACTTATATTCCCTTAGGAGTTAAGCATCGTTTAGAAAACCCTGGAAAGTTACCGCTAGAAATTATTGAAATTCAATCAGGTAGCTATTTAGCTGAAGATGATATTATCCGCTTTGATGATCACTATGGCCGTGCTGGGCAATCATATTAG